One Paracoccaceae bacterium genomic region harbors:
- a CDS encoding Lrp/AsnC family transcriptional regulator has protein sequence MDDVDQRLVAELRRDGRAALSDLADRLGMSRATVRARMERLVARGEIAGFTVVTRGDAGTAPVRALMLIGIEGRGAERIMARLAGFPQVLAVHSTNGRWDLIAELGAQTLAELDEVIFRIREVEGVMTSETNLLLSTRRAGRR, from the coding sequence CTGGACGATGTGGATCAGCGTCTGGTTGCCGAACTGCGGCGCGACGGCCGCGCCGCGCTGTCCGATCTGGCGGACCGGCTGGGGATGAGCCGGGCGACGGTGCGGGCACGGATGGAGCGGCTGGTGGCGCGCGGCGAGATCGCCGGGTTCACCGTGGTCACCCGGGGCGACGCGGGCACCGCGCCGGTGCGGGCGCTGATGCTGATCGGGATCGAGGGACGGGGGGCCGAGCGGATCATGGCGCGGCTGGCGGGGTTTCCGCAGGTGCTGGCGGTGCATTCGACCAACGGACGCTGGGACCTGATCGCGGAACTGGGGGCGCAGACGCTGGCGGAGCTGGACGAGGTGATCTTTCGCATCCGCGAGGTCGAGGGCGTGATGACCAGCGAGACCAACCTGCTGCTGTCCACCCGGCGGGCGGGGCGCCGGTAG
- the rocF gene encoding arginase: MARCILIGAPIDSGQKRPGCLMGPAAYRVAGLDRAIRDQGHAVADWGDLGLPALRPADCPNPAVHALAETVGWTEILMDRVDDALSEGGLPIVMGGDHSLALGSVAGAAAHAARAGRPLFVLWLDAHSDFHTPLTSTSGNLHGTPVAYVAGRDGFDAFPPFPAPVPADRICLFGIRSVDPAEHAALLAHNITPVDMRRLDELGIVAPLRAFLDQVHRAGGNLHVSLDVDFLDPAIAPAVGTTVPGGTTFREAHLVMELLHESGLVTSLDLVELNPFLDDRGMTAKLMVDLVGSLMGRKVFDRPTRSK; the protein is encoded by the coding sequence ATGGCCAGATGCATCCTCATCGGCGCCCCCATCGACAGCGGGCAGAAGCGCCCCGGCTGCCTGATGGGCCCGGCCGCCTACCGCGTCGCGGGCCTCGACCGCGCCATCCGCGACCAGGGCCATGCCGTGGCCGACTGGGGCGACCTCGGCCTGCCCGCGCTGCGCCCCGCCGACTGCCCCAATCCGGCCGTGCATGCGCTGGCCGAAACCGTGGGCTGGACGGAAATCCTGATGGACCGCGTCGATGACGCCCTGTCCGAAGGCGGCCTGCCGATCGTCATGGGGGGCGATCATTCGCTGGCGCTGGGTTCGGTCGCCGGGGCGGCGGCCCATGCCGCCCGCGCCGGCCGCCCGCTGTTCGTGCTCTGGCTCGACGCGCATTCCGATTTCCACACGCCGCTCACATCGACCAGCGGCAACCTGCACGGCACGCCCGTGGCCTATGTCGCCGGGCGCGACGGGTTCGATGCCTTCCCGCCCTTCCCCGCCCCCGTCCCGGCCGACCGGATCTGCCTGTTCGGCATCCGCTCGGTCGATCCGGCCGAACATGCGGCGCTGCTGGCCCACAACATCACCCCCGTCGACATGCGCAGGCTTGACGAGCTTGGCATCGTCGCGCCGCTGCGCGCCTTTCTCGACCAGGTGCACAGGGCGGGCGGCAACCTGCATGTGTCGCTCGACGTCGATTTCCTCGACCCGGCCATCGCCCCCGCCGTGGGCACCACCGTGCCCGGCGGCACCACCTTCCGCGAGGCGCATCTGGTGATGGAACTTCTCCACGAATCCGGCCTCGTCACCTCGCTGGACCTGGTGGAACTGAACCCGTTCCTCGATGACCGCGGCATGACCGCGAAACTGATGGTCGATCTTGTCGGCAGCCTGATGGGCCGCAAGGTGTTCGACCGCCCCACACGGAGCAAGTGA
- a CDS encoding ornithine cyclodeaminase produces MALNLVPFVSVDHMMRLVLRLGIERVMTDLAAEIEADFRRWPLFDKTPRVASHSDVGVIELMPTSDGQTYGFKYVNGHPGNMKRGLQTVTAFGLLADVETGYPVLLSEMTILTALRTAATSAMAARWLAPAGATTMAMIGNGAQAEFQALAFKAICGITEVRLYDIDPAATAKCARNLAGRGLAVVPCTTAQEAMLGAQVITTCTADKSNATILTDNMVGAGVHINGVGGDCPGKTELHRDILMRSSIFVEYPPQTRIEGEIQQLAPDHPVTELWQVIAGSAPGRRGAAEVTLFDSVGFAIEDFAALRYVHGKLAETGLCQQLDMIADPDDPRDLFGMILRAAA; encoded by the coding sequence ATGGCGCTGAACCTCGTGCCCTTCGTCAGCGTCGACCACATGATGCGGCTGGTCCTGCGGCTGGGCATCGAACGGGTGATGACCGACCTCGCCGCCGAGATCGAGGCCGATTTCCGCCGCTGGCCGCTGTTCGACAAGACGCCGCGCGTCGCCTCGCATTCGGACGTCGGGGTGATCGAACTCATGCCCACGTCCGACGGGCAGACCTATGGCTTCAAGTATGTCAACGGCCACCCCGGCAACATGAAGCGCGGGCTTCAGACGGTGACGGCCTTCGGCCTGCTGGCCGATGTCGAGACGGGCTATCCGGTGCTGCTGTCGGAAATGACCATCCTCACCGCCCTGCGCACCGCCGCCACCTCGGCGATGGCGGCCCGCTGGCTCGCCCCGGCGGGCGCCACCACCATGGCGATGATCGGCAACGGCGCGCAGGCCGAATTCCAGGCCCTCGCCTTCAAGGCGATCTGCGGCATCACCGAGGTGCGGCTCTACGACATCGACCCGGCCGCCACCGCCAAATGCGCCCGCAATCTTGCCGGGCGCGGGCTCGCCGTGGTGCCCTGCACCACCGCGCAAGAGGCGATGCTGGGGGCGCAGGTCATCACCACCTGCACCGCCGACAAGTCCAACGCCACCATCCTGACCGACAACATGGTCGGCGCGGGCGTCCACATCAACGGCGTCGGCGGCGACTGTCCGGGCAAGACCGAACTGCACCGCGACATCCTGATGCGGTCCTCCATCTTCGTCGAGTACCCGCCGCAGACCCGGATCGAGGGCGAGATCCAGCAGCTTGCCCCGGACCACCCGGTCACCGAGCTTTGGCAGGTCATCGCAGGCAGCGCGCCCGGGCGCCGCGGCGCGGCCGAGGTCACGCTGTTCGACAGCGTGGGCTTCGCCATCGAGGATTTCGCGGCGCTGCGCTACGTCCATGGCAAGCTGGCGGAAACCGGGCTCTGCCAGCAGCTCGACATGATCGCCGACCCCGACGACCCGCGCGACCTGTTCGGCATGATCCTGCGCGCCGCCGCCTGA